Genomic DNA from Niallia circulans:
ACCGAAGCAGAAGCTGGGAAATGCCATATGCACCGATAATAGCACCAACTAAATTACTAGAAACATGTGCTAACAGCAGATAGGTAGTTTGATATGGGACGTATACATATTGAGCAAACCAAAAAAACGCGACAATCCATAAAATCAGTGAAGCTTGTCTTTTTTGTACAGTTTGCATTTGTTATTAGCTCCTTTCAGTAAAATTTATTATGTAAGTAGGTAGTTTCATTCTAAAGTAGACGATTTCGGCTTTTGATTAAATAATACGAAAATCGTTTCCTTTTGTGGGTTTTGAGCCAGTGTTAAGTAAGTGTTTCCATATATAAGGGTAGACGAAAAAGAATGAATGTTCAATCATTTTTACTCTTATGCAGTATAATATTCTAAGTTGGAAATTAGTACATATTAAATTTTTCAGTTAGGAATTCTGCATAGTAATGTCAGTATTCTAAATAACACGAAGTAAATTGGGAATTTGAAAGATTCATATGGTTATTTCTGAGTTAGCTTGTGTTTTTTTGTATCCTAGGGAGATTGATTAACCGATTAATTTTGCGGAGAGAAGCTCAAAATATCATTGAAATATGATGTTTCGAGCCTGTTTTTATAATTCGAATGACTTTACTAAAAGCTTTTACTAGACTGAAATTAAGATATTATAAGTGTTAACTTCGCAATCCAAAGCATTATAAGTGTATTACTGAGCTCCATTAAAATATGGCAACTGGTTTTCAAGATTAACCTTCTTATAGTTCCTTCCCCATACATGCATTGCTTCTAGTATTGGCATAACACTTTCTCCGATTTCAGTAAGTGAATACTCTACTTTAGGAGGAACAACTGGATAAACTTCCCGATGAATTATAGAAGCTTCTTCTAATTCTCTTAATTGATTAACAAGCAT
This window encodes:
- a CDS encoding winged helix-turn-helix transcriptional regulator translates to MIHLREKKFNCEKELTLSIISGKWKIPILWHLGKHGTKRFGELKKSFPAITHRMLVNQLRELEEASIIHREVYPVVPPKVEYSLTEIGESVMPILEAMHVWGRNYKKVNLENQLPYFNGAQ